One genomic segment of Ipomoea triloba cultivar NCNSP0323 chromosome 9, ASM357664v1 includes these proteins:
- the LOC116030453 gene encoding protein LOL1 isoform X1 has product MPVPLAPYPTPPAPYMPPANAGTQSQLVCSGCRNLLMYPVGATSVCCAVCNAVTAVPPPGTEMAQLVCGGCHTLLMYIRGATSVQCSCCHTVNLAMEANQVAHVNCGNCRMLLMYQYGARSVKCAVCNFVTSVGVSASTNDQK; this is encoded by the exons ATGCCAGTTCCTCTTGCTCCATATCCAACACCCCCTGCACCATACATGCCACCTGCAAATG CAGGTACACAAAGCCAGCTTGTATGTTCTGGCTGTCGCAACCTTTTGATGTATCCAGTAGGAGCAACCTCTGTGTGCTGTGCAGTGTGCAATGCAGTCACAGCAGTACCTCCACCAG GCACTGAAATGGCTCAGTTAGTCTGCGGTGGCTGCCACACATTATTAATGTACATTCGTGGAGCAACGAGTGTGCAGTGCTCTTGTTGCCACACTGTCAACTTAGCTATGGAAG CAAACCAGGTTGCACATGTGAATTGTGGCAACTGCAGAATGCTACTGATGTATCAATACGGAGCAAGATCTGTGAAATGTGCAGTGTGCAATTTTGTGACATCAGTGGGG GTTTCAGCAAGCACCAACGACCAGAAGTAA
- the LOC116030453 gene encoding protein LOL1 isoform X2: MPVPLAPYPTPPAPYMPPANGTQSQLVCSGCRNLLMYPVGATSVCCAVCNAVTAVPPPGTEMAQLVCGGCHTLLMYIRGATSVQCSCCHTVNLAMEANQVAHVNCGNCRMLLMYQYGARSVKCAVCNFVTSVGVSASTNDQK, encoded by the exons ATGCCAGTTCCTCTTGCTCCATATCCAACACCCCCTGCACCATACATGCCACCTGCAAATG GTACACAAAGCCAGCTTGTATGTTCTGGCTGTCGCAACCTTTTGATGTATCCAGTAGGAGCAACCTCTGTGTGCTGTGCAGTGTGCAATGCAGTCACAGCAGTACCTCCACCAG GCACTGAAATGGCTCAGTTAGTCTGCGGTGGCTGCCACACATTATTAATGTACATTCGTGGAGCAACGAGTGTGCAGTGCTCTTGTTGCCACACTGTCAACTTAGCTATGGAAG CAAACCAGGTTGCACATGTGAATTGTGGCAACTGCAGAATGCTACTGATGTATCAATACGGAGCAAGATCTGTGAAATGTGCAGTGTGCAATTTTGTGACATCAGTGGGG GTTTCAGCAAGCACCAACGACCAGAAGTAA